DNA from Chitinophagales bacterium:
CTGGCTGCTCGGCGCCTTTCTTGCCTTCATGGATGGCTCTGTCTGGAGCGAGATTGGAGCCGCCATGCCGATGGCTGGTGGCAGCTATAATTTTTTAAAAAAAATTTATGGTGAAAAAAAGTGGGGGCTGTTACTGTCATTTCTCTATATCTGGCAAACTATAATTCAGGCACCTCTTGTAATTGCCTCAGGCGCTATTGGATTTGCCCAATATTTTCAATACCTGGTCCCCTTAAACGATATTCAGCAAAAAATTATTTCCGGCTCGCTGGTAATCATTCTTTATTTTTTATTAAACAGGAATATTATTTCGGTGGGAAAACTTTCGGTTTTTCTTTGGGTAGGTGTTATTTTAACCATTGTATTTTTAATTGTCGCGGGACTTACACATTTCAATGCATCGCTTGCCTTTGATTATCCTGAAGGGGCTTTTAATTTGAACTCACTTTTCTTTTTGGGTTTGGGAAGTGCATCTGTCAAAACCGTTTACTCCTATCTCGGCTACTATAATGTCTGCCACCTTGGGGGAGAAATAAAAAACCCGGAAAAAAATATACCGCGCAGCATCTTCATCTCCATTGCAGGAATTGCCGTTTTGTATATTCTTATGCAATTGTGCGTGCTTGGTGTAATTCCATGGCCACAGGCAAGAGATTCAAAATTTATAGTGAGTCTATATTTTGAGACTCTTTTCGGAAGAACTGCTGCTGTAATTGCAACGATAATGATTCTATGGATCGCATTGGCGTCTTTATTTGCAGTGATGCTCGGTTATTCAAGAGTACCGTATGCCGCTGCAGTGGATGGAAATTTTTTTAAAATATTTGCTCACGTTCATCCTAAGAAAAAAATACCACATATTTCCCTTATGATGCTTGCCGGCATTGCGTTTATATTCAGCTTGCTTTTTCGTTTAAAAGAGATCATCACTGCGATTATAGTAATGAGAATCCTGGTGCAATTCATTGGCCAGTCTGCAGGTGTAATATATTTGCGGTTCAAAAAAGACCGGATATATTTACCATATAAGATGTGGCTTTTTCCGATACCTGCCATTTTAGGAATAACTATCTGGCTTTTTATTTTCCTTTCTTCAGGTTGGGAATATATTTTAGGCGCAATAGGTATAATTTTTTTAGGTATTGTTGTTTTTCTTTTCAGAGCCCGAATAAATCAATCATGGCCTTTCCTGGTTGCAACACTGAATAATATTTAAGAACTGAATTTTAAATCTTTGGTGGCAACCTTTTCGTAGATTTCTCCTTATTTATGAATTCCCAAAGAATTGGTGCTCTTTCGCTGTTACTTGTTTTATTTACCTCGCTTTTAGCACAGTCACATCCGGTTGCCTATGATTTTGCCAATATGTCGAGAACGGATGTGGGTCTTGCATATTTGCTGCTTGGTTTTCAGCACATCATTCCTTATGGGACCGATCACATTTTATTCGTGACAAGCATTTACCTCCTTAATCCAAAACTTAACAAGGTAATCTGGCAGGCTACAGCTTTTACCGTAGCCCATTCCATTACATTGGGTCTTGCTATGTATGGTGTAATAAAGCCTCCTTCAGAAATTATAGAGCCGGTGATTGCCTTATCTATTGTGCTGGTTGCTGTAGAGAACATTATTACCCAGCAGCTTCATCCCTGGCGAATTCTTATCATTTTCATGTTCGGGCTGGTTCATGGAATGGGATTCGCGAGTGTTTTACTCGGCCTTGGGCTTCCACAGCATGAATTTGTAACAGGTTTAGTCGCTTTTAATCTGGGAGTAGAATTTGGTCAGGTAACAGTAATATTAACCGCATTCTTTTTGTTTGGAAAATGGTTTGGCAGCAAGGAATGGTACCGCCACAGGATTGTTATCCCACTATCTGTAATTATTGCACTCATTGCATTGTATTGGACGGTTGAGCGTGTAGCAGGAACGCTCGGTTATACCTGATAGCGTTAATTGTTGTTACTGATTTCCTTGAGCTTTTATTATTCCGGTAACCAATCAATATAATGTATACCTATACATTAAATTAGCAGTTGTTCGCTTTCATTCCTCATCTCTATTCTCATTTCATGAAAAATATATTTACGGTTCTTATTACATGCATTTTAACTGTTTCCGGAAAAGCGTATCCACAATTTCAATTTATTGCTCCACAGCCCGGATCCCTCTATCACAATCCGGAAAGGACCATTGTTATACGTGATGGAAGGCCCATAGTTGAATCATCACTTCATTGTAAAAATCTGTTTACTATTAGAGGATCATCGAGTGGCAACCACGAATTTGAAACAGTATTGGCGAACGATAAGAAAACAATTATTCTGAAACCAAAAGTTTCTTTTGCTTTTGGGGAAAAAGTGACTGTTACAATTAGTCCGGGAATACAAACAACCGATGGCAGAAAGGCAGACGGCTACCTGTTTGACTTCAGCATCCATCCTGAATATACAGCAAAGCAGCAGAAGGAAATTTCTGACGCAAGGTGTAAGTCTATGGCCGAGGAGCGACCTTGTAATTTTTTATCTGCCGATATTCCGGACAATAAAATAATGCCGGACCTCACCATCTTGACGAATACCAATCCCGCGCCGGGAGATGTATTTTTTGACAACTATAGCGGAATCGATGCCAAGACCGGGAAAAACTGGATCATTAGAAGTAATGGAGATTCTGTTTTTGAAAAGGAAAATCACAGTGCCGTAAATGATTTTAACCTCAATCACAACGGATACATTACCATGTTCAATTATTATGATGGAGGATTTGATGTAATGGATTCTTCATACCACCGGATTGGCACATACCATGCGGCTAATGGTTACCAAACGGATGAACATGATTTTCAGATTTTTAAAAATGGTACTATGTTCCTGATAGCAGACGATTATCAGTATGTAGATTTATCTGTTTACGATTCGAGCTACAGCTCTAATGCTTTAGTGAAACAAAATATTGTTCAGGAGCTGGATCTGGATAGTAATGTAATTTTTGAATGGAGAAGTCTTGATCATATTGAAGTACCTGAAGCGTTGCACATTAACTTATCTTCCTTTTTTTTATTTGTAGACTATGTTCACGCAAATGCTATCGAAAAGGCTGCGGACGGCAATATTTTACTTTCATGCCGGCACCTTGACCAGGTGAATAAAATTGATGTAACCACTGGGCAATTTATTTGGCGATTAGGTGGTGTAAAAAATGAGTTTAGTTTCATTAATGATTCTGATCAGTTTAATTATCAGCATGATATACGGGAGCTTCCCAATGGTCACCTTACCTTATTTGATAATGGCAATTATCACATTCCGCATATTTCTTACGCTAAAGAATACGAACTGGATACTGAAAAAATGGAAGCAACTTTGGTTTGGAACTATCAGCATCCTAAAATAGACACCAACTTTGTAGCAAGTTCTTTTATGGGAAGTGTACAGCGATTATCAAATGGTAATACGTTTATCAATTGGGGAGGAATTATATATGGCGAAAATTTGCCTAACATAACGGAGGTAGATACAGGTAAAAATATTGTGTGGGAAATGAGGTTTACAGATCCCTATTATGAGCTAATTTACCGGGCTCACCGCTATGAATGGGATCCCTGTGCACGACCATCCGTCAAATTACTGAGAACGACA
Protein-coding regions in this window:
- a CDS encoding aryl-sulfate sulfotransferase, with protein sequence MKNIFTVLITCILTVSGKAYPQFQFIAPQPGSLYHNPERTIVIRDGRPIVESSLHCKNLFTIRGSSSGNHEFETVLANDKKTIILKPKVSFAFGEKVTVTISPGIQTTDGRKADGYLFDFSIHPEYTAKQQKEISDARCKSMAEERPCNFLSADIPDNKIMPDLTILTNTNPAPGDVFFDNYSGIDAKTGKNWIIRSNGDSVFEKENHSAVNDFNLNHNGYITMFNYYDGGFDVMDSSYHRIGTYHAANGYQTDEHDFQIFKNGTMFLIADDYQYVDLSVYDSSYSSNALVKQNIVQELDLDSNVIFEWRSLDHIEVPEALHINLSSFFLFVDYVHANAIEKAADGNILLSCRHLDQVNKIDVTTGQFIWRLGGVKNEFSFINDSDQFNYQHDIRELPNGHLTLFDNGNYHIPHISYAKEYELDTEKMEATLVWNYQHPKIDTNFVASSFMGSVQRLSNGNTFINWGGIIYGENLPNITEVDTGKNIVWEMRFTDPYYELIYRAHRYEWDPCARPSVKLLRTTDITSTSAKLNWSFATGAKKYTIQYRIAGKMDWQKTNAMGSLTYKTLKNLLPATNYEWQVASVCDIGGNTKSGFSLLKKFTTSSEKDFINAHAASGISIFPNPATSQLYVRFNLTFPTSVQVRFFNILGEEKLLLKQSIESDQQLIPISIQQLPSGIYFVECIAGSEKIVQQIEVQ
- a CDS encoding amino acid permease; this translates as MQATAINMIDMVGIGPFVTIPFIIGAMNGPQCIIAWLLGAFLAFMDGSVWSEIGAAMPMAGGSYNFLKKIYGEKKWGLLLSFLYIWQTIIQAPLVIASGAIGFAQYFQYLVPLNDIQQKIISGSLVIILYFLLNRNIISVGKLSVFLWVGVILTIVFLIVAGLTHFNASLAFDYPEGAFNLNSLFFLGLGSASVKTVYSYLGYYNVCHLGGEIKNPEKNIPRSIFISIAGIAVLYILMQLCVLGVIPWPQARDSKFIVSLYFETLFGRTAAVIATIMILWIALASLFAVMLGYSRVPYAAAVDGNFFKIFAHVHPKKKIPHISLMMLAGIAFIFSLLFRLKEIITAIIVMRILVQFIGQSAGVIYLRFKKDRIYLPYKMWLFPIPAILGITIWLFIFLSSGWEYILGAIGIIFLGIVVFLFRARINQSWPFLVATLNNI
- a CDS encoding HupE/UreJ family protein — encoded protein: MNSQRIGALSLLLVLFTSLLAQSHPVAYDFANMSRTDVGLAYLLLGFQHIIPYGTDHILFVTSIYLLNPKLNKVIWQATAFTVAHSITLGLAMYGVIKPPSEIIEPVIALSIVLVAVENIITQQLHPWRILIIFMFGLVHGMGFASVLLGLGLPQHEFVTGLVAFNLGVEFGQVTVILTAFFLFGKWFGSKEWYRHRIVIPLSVIIALIALYWTVERVAGTLGYT